In a genomic window of Scheffersomyces stipitis CBS 6054 chromosome 4, complete sequence:
- the RBT1.2 gene encoding Ca2+-modulated nonselective cation channel polycystin — protein MLMGLKAATLAVLVAAYIDHADAFLNLDLSKSLSISKSLSIGKSVSLDKGLSLNKDISAGVGVSIGGGISIEKGISAGKGVSIDKGISIDKDIEVSICANKVIQYGKTIDFDAELSKSLGISLDVSKQISLGKDFSLGASIDKSISIGVSKDASADKSIGLGISKSIGVDAGATLGVDKSAGVGISKSIGVGADIGVGVDASIDKSAGVGISKSIGIGASASLGADKSIGIDKSAGVGISKSIGIGASASLGADKSIGIDKSAGVGISKSIGVGASLGVDASLGVDASKSAGVGISKDVGASVGVDASKSAGVGISKEIGASVGVDASADIEKSAGVGISKSIDASVGVQKSIGKRSLAVAPAASLSISKVASIGGGFFDVDLQFQAAAAVYLQKTFGSAADKEVTISGTGTGDVSLTKDASLDDAFDFGATVSIQAEKNGDLYCLPSNFTIGFDFSKSASLDLWKSLGFSKDFSFSLTKDLSIEKDVSISARNLGISASLDIGADISIAKSFGISKDLSIVFDAVKTTDLTLPQFCWKVCEEPAISSSSVETTTASTSTTEETTETSSTEISTEESTSASSTEETTETSSTEISTEESTSASSTEESISASSTEESSNDSSSAEETTSSEAYSTGSTESDISSESPVSSPVSSPVSSSVEATSSTISGEADVTSYTDVYVTETTVLTITSCEEDKCTTKAVTTGVIYITETETTYTTYCPLSTESEEASETPFASVSKLPQAAETSEVAEEETDTVTQTTVVTITSCEEDKCSATEVTTGVVYVTDVDTTYTTYCPLTSEEAPTPSLSLEEDSTTTVNVTSTITTSTSAVETPVAAIETPSTASETPVAFETETPEAEAALETETPEAEAALETDAPAAPAEVPEVESYVSSVVEGETPASAPVSSAETPVPIAPAAPETSSPLAPEVATFSPQNATVPVYVPAEGSASKTYISGAAALAVVFFFFNF, from the coding sequence ATGCTTATGGGACTCAAGGCCGCCACTTTGGCCGTATTGGTTGCTGCTTACATAGATCATGCAGATGCTTTCTTGAACTTagacttgtccaagtctCTTTCGATTTCCAAGTCTCTTTCCATTGGTAAGAGCGTTTCTCTAGACAAGGGCCTTTCCTTAAATAAGGACATTTCTGCTGGTGTTGGAGTCTCTATTGGCGGAGGAATATCCATTGAAAAAGGGATTTCCGCTGGAAAAGGTGTTTCTATTGATAAGGGAATTTCCATTGATAAAGACATCGAGGTTTCCATTTGTGCAAACAAAGTTATTCAATATGGGAAGACCATTGACTTCGACGCAGAACTCTCCAAGTCATTGGGTATCTCCTTGGACGTTTCCAAGCAGATTTCTTTAGGTAAAGATTTTTCATTAGGTGCTTCCATTGACAAGTCTATCTCTATTGGTGTTTCTAAAGACGCAAGTGCAGACAAGTCTATTGGTCTCGGTATATCCAAGAGTATCGGTGTTGATGCTGGTGCTACTCTTGGTGTAGACAAATCTGCTGGAGTTGGTATTTCTAAGAGTATCGGAGTTGGTGCTGATATTGGCGTTGGAGTTGATGCCTCAATTGATAAGTCAGCTGGTGTTGGTATTTCTAAGAGTATTGGCATTGGTGCCAGTGCTTCTCTTGGTGCAGACAAGTCTATTGGTATTGACAAGTCTGCTGGAGTTGGTATTTCTAAGAGTATTGGCATTGGTGCCAGTGCTTCTCTTGGTGCAGACAAGTCTATTGGTATTGACAAGTCTGCTGGAGTTGGTATTTCCAAGAGCATCGGAGTTGGTGCTTCCCTTGGTGTTGATGCTTCTCTTGGTGTTGATGCTTCCAAGTCTGCAGGTGTTGGTATTTCAAAAGACGTTGGTGCTtctgttggtgttgatGCTTCCAAGTCTGCAGGTGTTGGAATTTCCAAAGAAATTGGCGCTTCTGTTGGTGTTGACGCATCAGCAGATATCGAAAAGTCTGCAGGCGTTGGCATTTCGAAGAGTATTGATGCCTCTGTTGGCGTTCAAAAGTCTATCGGTAAGAGATCACTTGCTGTTGCTCCAGCCGCAAGCCTTTCTATTTCCAAAGTTGCTTCCATCGGTGGAGGTTTCTTCGATGTTGaccttcaattccaagCTGCGGCTGCCGTATACTTGCAAAAGACTTTTGGATCTGCTGCTGACAAGGAAGTCACTATTTCTGGTACAGGTACTGGTGACGTTTCTCTTACTAAGGATGCTTCTCTCGACGACGCTTTTGATTTCGGTGCTACTGTTTCTATCCaagctgaaaagaatgGTGACCTCTATTGTTTACCCTCCAACTTCACTATCGGCTTCGATTTCTCCAAGAGTGCCTCTCTCGATCTCTGGAAGAGCTTGGGCTTCTCCAAggatttctctttctccTTGACCAAGGACTTGTCTATTGAAAAGGATGTTTCCATTTCTGCCAGAAACTTGGGCATTTCTGCGTCTCTTGACATTGGTGCTGACATCAGCATTGCTAAGAGCTTCGGTATTTCCAAGGATCTCCTGATTGTCTTTGATGCAGTGAAGACTACCGACTTAACTTTGCCTCAATTCTGTTGGAAGGTATGTGAAGAACCTGctatttcttcgtcttctgtTGAAACTACTACTGCTTCCACCTCTACTACTGAAGAAACAACCGAAAcctcttctactgaaatcTCCACCGAAGAATCTACCAGTGCTTCCTCTACTGAGGAAACAACCGAAAcgtcttctactgaaattTCCACCGAAGAATCCACCAGTGCTTCGTCTACTGAAGAATCTATCAGTGCTTCCTCTACCGAAGAATCTAGCAATGATTCTTCctctgctgaagaaacaacttcttcagaagcTTACTCCACAGGTTCTACCGAATCTGACatctcttctgaatctCCTGTCAGCTCTCCTGTCAGCTCTCCTGTCAGCTCTTCTGTTGAagctacttcttctaccaTTTCAGGCGAAGCTGATGTGACTTCTTACACTGATGTCTATGTCACTGAAACGACTGTTCTTACTATTACCAGCtgtgaagaagacaagtGTACCACCAAGGCTGTTACTACAGGTGTTATCTACATCACTGAAACTGAGACTACTTATACCACCTACTGTCCTTTGTCCACCGAATCCGAAGAAGCTTCTGAAACCCCCTTTGCATCTGTTTCCAAACTTCCCCAGGCTGCTGAAACTTCTGAAGTtgccgaagaagaaacagacaCCGTTACTCAAACCACTGTTGTGACGATCACTAGCTGCGAAGAAGACAAGTGCTCTGCTACTGAAGTCACCACTGGTGTTGTATACGTAACTGACGTTGACACGACTTACACTACCTACTGTCCATtgacttcagaagaagctccAACTCCACTGTtatctttggaagaagattctaCTACCACTGTTAACGTGACCTCTACCATCACCACCTCCACTTCTGCTGTTGAAACCCCAGTAGCAGCCATTGAGACTCCATCGACTGCTTCTGAGACCCCAGTTGCTTTTGAAACTGAGACTCCAGAAGCTGAAGCTGCCCTTGAAACTGAGACTCCAGAAGCTGAAGCTGCTCTTGAAACTGACGCTCCAGCTGCTCCTGCtgaagttccagaagttgaaagttACGTTTCTagtgttgttgaaggtgaaACCCCTGCTTCAGCACCAGTCTCATCTGCCGAGACTCCTGTGCCAATTGCTCCCGCTGCTccagaaacttcttcacctCTTGCCCCAGAAGTTGCTACTTTCTCACCGCAAAACGCTACTGTTCCAGTTTATGTTCCAGCCGAAGGTTCTGCCAGCAAGACTTATATATCGGGGGCTGCCGCTTTGGCTGTTgtatttttctttttcaacttctaa
- a CDS encoding predicted protein, which yields MADLETSDLSRVLPSSNLLSLEQLQEQLKRHRDELFQQQQDSHVLGSKPDDSLNNNYLLSHQYHDSQVYIPSNTWSFTQGLIVGQLSVVFVIVIFIKFFVFAESSPALAKSSITKDASVVIVKRDKKDQSSSDDADPDDDSETTASNAKVAAILEKTYYDVDNHSPESLDWFNVLVAQTIAQLRSEALLSDNIYHSLNNFLLKSELPEYLDKINLTEIDIGDDFPIFSNCRIKHSKDGSGRLEAKIDVDLSDTLTLGIETKLLLNHPRPLTAVLPVQLSVSMVRFSGCLTVSLINTADPEFAELSAHNSPEPGEPMSRSHSAGSPGGDSSHDEVISTPDSSSHTAQRKHSKDDPNDGTALMFSFSPDYRLEFTVKSLIGARAKLQDVPKISSLIENRLRAWFIERCIEPRFQVVRLPSLWPRRKNTREQVTNKNGDKVEDGSN from the coding sequence ATGGCAGATCTAGAAACTTCTGACCTCTCCAGAGTACTTCCGCTGCTGAACTTGCTTAGTTTGGAACAACTACAAGAGCAATTGAAGCGTCACCGGGATGAGTTgtttcaacagcaacaagaTTCGCATGTTCTAGGTTCAAAACCTGACGATAGcctcaacaacaactacTTGCTTCTGCATCAATATCACGACAGCCAAGTATATATACCATCGAATACTTGGAGTTTTACCCAGGGTTTGATAGTGGGTCAATTGAGTGTAGTATTCGTtattgtcatcttcatcaagttttTTGTTTTCGCGGAATCTTCACCAGCGTTGGCCAAAAGTAGTATAACTAAAGATGCCTCTGTAGTTATTGTCAAACGAGACAAGAAGGACCAGAGCTCTTCTGACGATGCAGATCCGGATGATGACAGTGAAACCACAGCTTCAAACGCAAAAGTTGCTGCCATTCTCGAAAAGACGTATTACGATGTAGATAACCATTCTCCTGAATCGTTGGACTGGTTCAATGTTCTTGTGGCGCAGACCATTGCTCAGCTACGGTCTGAGGCCCTTCTTTCAGACAACATATATCATTCGCTCAACAATTTCTTATTGAAGCTGGAACTTCCGGAGTATTTGGATAAGATTAACTTGACCGAAATCGACATTGGTGACGATTTCCccatcttttccaactgTAGAATAAAACACAGTAAGGATGGTTCAGGTAGACTAGAAGCCAAAATAGATGTGGATCTTTCCGATACTTTGACATTGGGAATAGAGAcgaagttgttgttgaaccaTCCCAGACCTTTAACAGCTGTCTTGCCCGTTCAGCTTTCAGTGTCTATGGTACGTTTTTCTGGATGTTTGACAGTTTCACTTATCAATACAGCTGATCCGGAATTTGCTGAATTGAGTGCTCACAATTCTCCAGAACCTGGCGAACCGATGAGTAGATCGCATTCAGCGGGCTCCCCTGGAGGTGATTCTAGTCATGATGAAGTAATTTCTACCCCAGATAGTTCCAGTCATACAGCACAAAGGAAGCACTCTAAAGATGATCCCAATGATGGAACTGCATTGatgttctcattttcaCCAGACTATCGTTTAGAGTTCACGGTTAAGTCACTCATTGGTGCCCGTGCTAAACTACAAGATGTTCCTAAAATTTCGTCACTTATTGAGAATAGGCTACGAGCATGGTTTATCGAGAGATGTATAGAACCACGATTCCAGGTAGTTCGCTTACCGTCGTTGtggccaagaagaaagaatacGAGGGAACAAGTGACCAATAAGAACGGTGACAAGGTGGAGGATGGCTCCAACTGA